A genomic window from Peromyscus maniculatus bairdii isolate BWxNUB_F1_BW_parent chromosome 1, HU_Pman_BW_mat_3.1, whole genome shotgun sequence includes:
- the Anxa1 gene encoding annexin A1, whose product MAMVSEFLKQAWYIDNQEQEYIQAVKSSKGGPGSAVSPYPSFNPSSDVAALHKAIMVKGVDEATIIDILTKRTNAQRQQIKAAYLQETGKPLDETLRKALTGHLEEVVLALLKTPAQFDADELRASMKGLGTDEDTLIEILASRTNKEIREINRVYREELKRDLAKDITSDTSGDFRKALLSLAKGDRCEDFSVNQDLADTDARALYEAGERRKGTDANVFITIMTTRSYSHLRRVFQNYRKYSEHDMNKVLDLEMKGDIEKCLTALVKCATSTPAFFAEKLYEAMKGAGTRHKALIRIMVSRSEIDMNEIKAFYQKKYGISLCQAILDETKGDYEKILVALCGGN is encoded by the exons ATGGCGATGGTATCAGAATTCCTCAAGCAGGCCTGGTATATTGACAATCAAGAACAGGAATACATT caagCTGTAAAATCATCCAAAGGTGGTCCTGGGTCAGCAGTGAGCCCCTACCCTTCCTTCAATCCATCCTCGGATGTTGCTGCCCTGCACAAAGCTATCATGGTTAAAG gtgTGGATGAAGCAACCATCATTGACATTCTTACCAAGAGAACCAATGCTCAGCGCCAGCAGATCAAGGCAGCATATTTGCAGGAGACTGGAAAG CCCCTGGATGAAACTTTGAGAAAGGCCCTTACAGGCCACCTGGAGGAGGTTGTTTTGGCTCTGCTTAAGACTCCAGCCCAGTTTGATGCAGATGAACTCCGTGCTTCCATGAAG GGACTTGGAACAGATGAAGACACTCTCATTGAGATTTTGGCATCAAGAACtaacaaagaaatcagagaaattaaCAGAGTCTACAGAGAAG AGCTAAAGAGAGATCTGGCCAAAGACATCACTTCAGATACATCTGGAGACTTTCGGAAGGCTTTGCTCTCTCTTGCCAAG GGTGACCGTTGTGAGGATTTCAGTGTGAATCAAGATTTGGCTGATACAGATGCCAGG GCTTTGTATGAGgctggagaaaggagaaaggggacaGATGCGAATGTGTTCATTACCATTATGACTACTAGAAGCTATAGTCATCTTCGCAGAG TGTTTCAGAATTACAGGAAGTACAGTGAACATGACATGAACAAAGTTCTAGATCTGGAAATGAAGGGTGACATCGAGAAGTGCCTCACAGCCCTTG TGAAATGTGCCACCAGCACCCCAGCTTTCTTTGCTGAGAAACTTTACGAAGCCATGAAG GGAGCTGGAACTCGCCATAAGGCATTGATCAGGATTATGGTCTCCCGTTCTGAAATCGACATGAATGAAATCAAAGCATTTTACCAGAAGAAGTATGGAATCTCTCTTTGCCAAGCCATCCTG GATGAAACCAAAGGAGACTATGAAAAAATCTTGGTGGCTCTGTGTGGTGGAAACTAG